One Dokdonia sp. Dokd-P16 genomic window carries:
- the apaG gene encoding Co2+/Mg2+ efflux protein ApaG yields MVQQVTQGIKISVETTFEGTFYKNHKMRYAFGYKITIANQSKDSVQLMARHWRITDALSAPETVAGEGVIGKKPVLKPGESHTYSSGCLLNSAFGAMQGFYQMVNFTTTRNFRVKIPVFKLSAPFALN; encoded by the coding sequence ATGGTACAACAAGTTACACAAGGAATTAAAATTTCTGTAGAGACTACCTTTGAGGGCACATTTTATAAAAATCATAAAATGCGCTATGCCTTTGGCTACAAAATAACGATCGCAAATCAGAGTAAAGATAGCGTGCAACTTATGGCTCGTCACTGGAGAATCACAGATGCCCTTAGCGCACCAGAGACTGTTGCAGGAGAAGGTGTCATAGGTAAGAAACCCGTTCTTAAACCTGGCGAAAGCCACACCTACAGTTCTGGATGCTTGCTCAACTCTGCCTTTGGGGCAATGCAAGGTTTTTACCAAATGGTAAACTTTACTACTACACGTAATTTTAGAGTAAAAATCCCAGTATTTAAGCTGAGTGCACCGTTTGCTTTAAACTAA
- a CDS encoding type IX secretion system plug protein domain-containing protein, with translation MRPYFTILLIVISLSVAAQAVQELPEPAFIKTVQFNENSTTGTSLPIIKLGSSLRLSFDDIIGDERDYFYKITHHNADWTPSNLVRSEFMDGMDNVRILGFENSVATLQLYTHYDLSIPNQMTKRLTKTGNYLLSIYDEDDNLVFSRKFMIFNPQYSVGAEVKRSRDLRYIDNKQVLRFFVDSGDDLIINPKTNLHTVLIQNNNLKTAITGINPQYNIGSKLEYRYDQETAFWGGNEFFNFENKDVRSSTFAIRSIELKSLYHNYLYTSPARYDEPYTYNPDINGNFLINTLQGRTPLTEAEYVWIHFSLQYPEVSDGQSIHIYGNFNNYVIDKSTALTYNGDSRRYELPYLLKQGFYNYRYVLVNADGSIEEKDNIDGNFWQTENDYQILVYYRRPGGRFDELLGYGTTNSSQITN, from the coding sequence ATGAGACCATATTTCACCATTTTATTGATTGTAATTTCGTTATCTGTTGCTGCTCAAGCAGTACAAGAACTTCCAGAACCTGCATTTATAAAAACTGTACAGTTTAATGAAAACAGTACTACTGGCACCTCGCTGCCTATTATAAAACTGGGGAGCAGTTTGCGACTTTCTTTTGACGATATTATAGGAGATGAGCGCGATTATTTTTATAAAATAACACATCATAATGCAGACTGGACACCTAGTAATCTCGTGCGGTCTGAGTTTATGGATGGCATGGATAATGTGCGTATCCTCGGGTTTGAAAACTCGGTTGCCACCCTGCAACTCTACACCCATTACGACCTGAGCATCCCTAACCAGATGACTAAGAGACTTACTAAAACAGGTAATTACCTCTTGAGTATTTATGATGAAGATGACAATCTTGTTTTCTCCCGTAAGTTTATGATTTTTAATCCTCAATATAGTGTGGGAGCAGAGGTTAAGAGGTCTCGCGACTTGAGATACATAGATAACAAACAGGTGCTACGCTTTTTTGTAGATTCTGGTGATGACCTCATTATCAATCCAAAAACCAATTTACATACTGTTCTCATCCAGAATAATAACTTAAAAACTGCTATTACAGGCATAAATCCACAATATAATATAGGGAGCAAACTTGAGTATCGCTATGATCAAGAAACAGCTTTCTGGGGTGGTAATGAGTTTTTTAACTTTGAAAATAAAGATGTGCGATCTTCTACATTTGCCATACGCAGCATAGAGCTTAAAAGTCTTTACCACAACTACCTATACACAAGTCCCGCTCGTTATGATGAGCCATACACTTACAATCCAGACATTAATGGCAACTTCTTAATCAACACTTTGCAAGGTCGCACACCACTTACAGAAGCAGAGTATGTGTGGATTCACTTCTCTTTACAATATCCAGAAGTTAGCGACGGGCAATCTATACATATTTATGGTAACTTCAATAATTATGTAATCGACAAGAGCACTGCACTAACTTATAATGGTGACTCACGCCGTTATGAATTACCTTATTTACTTAAACAAGGATTTTACAATTATCGCTACGTACTAGTGAATGCAGATGGAAGCATAGAAGAAAAAGACAATATAGACGGCAATTTCTGGCAGACAGAAAATGATTATCAAATATTAGTGTACTATCGCAGACCAGGTGGACGTTTTGATGAACTCCTAGGATATGGCACTACAAATTCTAGCCAGATTACAAACTAA
- the nqrF gene encoding NADH:ubiquinone reductase (Na(+)-transporting) subunit F gives MILAASMSGVVIATIAAFLVLTLLLVGLLLFTKQKLSPSGPVTITINGEKQVEVASGSTLLSTLGNNKIFLPSACGGGGTCIQCECHVLEGGGEALPTETPHFSRKELAHGARLACQVKVKQDMNITIPEEVFGIKKWDATVVRNYNVASFIKEFVVEIPEDMGYKAGGYIQIEIPECTINYKDIDITAHPEEHETPDKFQAEWDKFGLWPLTMKNNETVERAYSMASFPAEGREIMLNVRIATPPWDRAKNQWMDVNPGVASSYIFAQKPGDKVVISGPYGEFFINESESEMLYVGGGAGMAPMRSHLYHLFKTLKTGRTVTYWYGGRSKRELFYLEHFRELEREFPNFKFYLALSEPMEEDNWKVKDSTDGEGDGFVGFIHQVVIDQYLSKHEAPEDIELYFCGPPLMNNAVQKMGEDYGIPDENIRFDDFGG, from the coding sequence ATGATACTAGCCGCATCAATGTCCGGCGTTGTCATCGCGACAATCGCTGCCTTTTTAGTACTTACGTTACTGCTCGTGGGATTATTGCTTTTTACAAAACAAAAGCTATCTCCATCGGGGCCTGTAACAATTACAATAAACGGAGAGAAACAAGTAGAGGTTGCCTCAGGAAGTACATTACTTTCTACATTAGGTAACAACAAGATATTCTTACCATCTGCCTGTGGAGGTGGAGGTACTTGTATACAGTGTGAGTGTCACGTTCTTGAAGGAGGTGGAGAAGCATTACCTACAGAAACGCCACACTTTTCTCGTAAAGAACTTGCTCATGGAGCGCGTCTTGCTTGTCAGGTAAAAGTAAAGCAAGATATGAATATCACTATCCCAGAAGAAGTATTTGGGATTAAGAAGTGGGATGCAACCGTAGTACGTAACTATAACGTAGCATCATTCATTAAGGAGTTTGTAGTAGAGATTCCTGAGGATATGGGCTACAAAGCTGGAGGTTATATTCAGATTGAAATCCCTGAATGTACAATCAATTATAAAGATATTGATATCACGGCTCACCCAGAGGAGCATGAAACTCCAGATAAGTTTCAAGCAGAATGGGATAAGTTTGGTTTATGGCCACTTACCATGAAAAATAATGAGACCGTAGAACGTGCATACTCTATGGCTTCCTTCCCAGCCGAAGGTCGTGAGATTATGTTGAATGTACGTATTGCTACCCCACCATGGGATAGAGCAAAAAACCAATGGATGGATGTTAACCCTGGGGTTGCTTCATCTTATATATTTGCACAAAAGCCTGGTGATAAAGTAGTGATTTCTGGTCCTTATGGAGAGTTCTTCATAAACGAGTCTGAGTCTGAGATGCTTTACGTAGGTGGTGGAGCAGGAATGGCGCCTATGCGTTCTCACCTGTATCACTTATTCAAAACTCTTAAAACAGGACGTACGGTTACTTATTGGTATGGAGGACGTTCTAAGCGTGAGTTGTTCTACTTAGAGCACTTCCGTGAGTTAGAAAGAGAATTTCCTAACTTTAAGTTCTACCTAGCGCTTTCTGAGCCTATGGAAGAGGACAATTGGAAAGTAAAAGATTCTACAGATGGAGAAGGAGACGGTTTTGTTGGTTTCATTCACCAAGTAGTAATTGATCAATACTTAAGTAAACATGAGGCTCCAGAAGATATCGAGCTTTATTTCTGTGGTCCTCCACTTATGAACAACGCTGTTCAAAAGATGGGAGAAGATTATGGAATTCCTGATGAGAACATCCGTTTTGATGACTTTGGAGGATAG
- a CDS encoding DUF6695 family protein encodes MCKILPLMGLGTRTHIKAGHAALVLIENKTGKAQYFDFGRYITPKGKGRVRGANTDVELEVPVKAIVNNGTLENLDELLLWLDAHPEKTHGSGRLVASLCSNINYEKALAYIHSLQNQGSVPYKAFGKIGSNCARFVTETILASTEDKAIIKYLKRNKKFTPSTIGNVEKSASQEGVYQIFNGVIAPYNSTALRENLTNYFDRRVPAAHELEVEMNLPENVHFLEGTGSSAYFHLEILSEIKGIVRRFTEFGEQDFEGVAAFPDGFSAVSDYRFVYDSNCAYCMLEQGDSLFRLELTSQKFSAISLKQTVHSA; translated from the coding sequence ATGTGTAAAATTTTACCATTGATGGGGCTTGGTACACGTACTCATATTAAAGCGGGTCATGCGGCACTTGTGCTTATAGAAAATAAGACTGGTAAAGCACAATATTTTGATTTTGGCAGATATATTACTCCCAAAGGAAAAGGGCGTGTGCGAGGAGCTAATACAGATGTAGAACTTGAAGTACCTGTAAAGGCAATTGTAAATAATGGAACGCTTGAAAATCTAGATGAGCTTTTGCTTTGGCTTGATGCACATCCAGAAAAAACGCATGGGTCTGGAAGACTTGTAGCTTCGCTTTGCTCGAACATTAATTATGAGAAAGCACTTGCTTACATTCACTCACTGCAAAATCAAGGAAGCGTTCCTTATAAAGCCTTTGGAAAAATAGGAAGTAATTGCGCTCGCTTTGTTACAGAAACGATACTAGCTAGCACAGAAGATAAGGCTATTATTAAATACCTAAAGCGTAACAAGAAATTTACGCCAAGTACCATTGGTAATGTAGAGAAAAGCGCATCCCAAGAAGGGGTTTATCAGATTTTTAATGGTGTGATTGCACCTTATAATTCTACTGCGCTACGCGAGAATCTCACAAACTACTTTGATAGAAGAGTTCCTGCGGCACATGAACTAGAAGTGGAAATGAACTTGCCAGAAAATGTTCACTTTCTAGAGGGCACAGGCAGTAGTGCTTACTTTCACCTTGAGATTCTCTCTGAGATAAAAGGCATTGTTAGGAGGTTTACTGAGTTTGGCGAGCAGGACTTTGAAGGTGTCGCAGCATTTCCAGACGGTTTCTCTGCCGTGAGTGATTATCGTTTTGTGTATGATAGTAACTGTGCATATTGCATGCTTGAGCAGGGAGATTCACTTTTTCGCCTTGAGCTTACTTCTCAAAAATTCTCGGCTATTAGTTTAAAGCAAACGGTGCACTCAGCTTAA
- the nqrE gene encoding NADH:ubiquinone reductase (Na(+)-transporting) subunit E: MLEHIELFFKSIFIDNMVFATFLGMCSYLAVSKKVTTAVGLGAAVIFVLAVTVPINWLLDQYILRDGALAWLGPEYADYDLSFLSFILFIATIATMVQLVEIVVEKFSPSLYNSLGIFLPLIAVNCAILGGSLFMQSRDIQTLGLAFNYGISSGIGWFLAILAIAAIREKIRYSNVPAPLRGLGITFIITGLMAIGFMSFGGMLTGGDEEEAPAVEAAQIEVKEEGQPVAMITVDKIANEKEN; encoded by the coding sequence ATGTTAGAGCATATTGAATTATTTTTTAAATCCATTTTCATCGATAACATGGTATTTGCAACATTCTTAGGAATGTGTTCATACCTTGCGGTGTCAAAAAAAGTTACCACTGCCGTAGGACTTGGAGCTGCAGTAATATTTGTACTTGCGGTAACTGTACCTATTAACTGGTTACTTGATCAGTACATATTACGTGACGGTGCTTTAGCATGGTTAGGTCCTGAGTATGCAGATTATGACTTAAGTTTCTTATCGTTTATATTATTTATTGCAACTATTGCAACAATGGTACAACTAGTGGAAATTGTAGTAGAGAAATTCTCGCCATCACTGTATAACTCACTTGGTATTTTTTTACCACTTATTGCAGTAAACTGTGCCATCTTAGGAGGGTCATTGTTTATGCAATCTAGAGATATCCAAACGTTAGGTCTTGCCTTCAACTACGGTATATCTTCTGGTATAGGTTGGTTCTTAGCAATTCTTGCAATTGCAGCCATTCGTGAGAAAATACGTTACTCGAATGTTCCTGCACCTTTAAGAGGATTGGGAATTACTTTTATCATCACAGGATTGATGGCAATAGGATTTATGAGTTTTGGAGGAATGCTTACTGGAGGTGATGAAGAAGAAGCTCCAGCAGTAGAAGCTGCACAGATAGAAGTAAAAGAAGAAGGTCAACCGGTAGCTATGATCACTGTTGACAAAATTGCTAACGAAAAAGAAAACTAA
- a CDS encoding DUF3667 domain-containing protein has product MKETEIKSTSRKAMRYRGVECLNCKHPLELSDRFCAYCGQINTTKRLTLKDFIAEFILSVFTYDSKFRFTIKDLLFKPGTITRNYVDGKRLKYANPFRFFLSASIFYFILLALFGLFEDPQATNLDNKASIINGGKEDVANIQKSIEEIDFGNVQNYNQEQADSLSNEIEEKINAGIVSITTKKAQRKNEEKKEFIFITEDSLTAAYKGSGSYLNILAHKAEYFYKFNKHTDISNPATALDSLRYPKTKTNIFLYTKTNDFQRVQENPVKFSKYLLSKTPFFLFFMAPFVALFFWLIYSKKKFNYMEHLVFIFHIFSWIFVVLIICLLPDLLLPGDNILAAILLILVGPFYFYKALRNFYKQKRRWTLIKFVFLNIVFFISTLFFALIFFTITALLF; this is encoded by the coding sequence GTGAAGGAAACAGAAATCAAATCAACTAGCCGAAAGGCGATGCGATATAGAGGAGTAGAATGCTTAAACTGCAAGCACCCTCTAGAACTCTCTGACCGCTTTTGCGCATACTGTGGTCAAATAAACACCACCAAGAGACTTACGCTCAAAGATTTTATAGCCGAATTTATTCTAAGCGTTTTCACCTACGACTCTAAATTTAGGTTCACTATAAAAGATTTACTCTTCAAACCCGGCACCATCACCCGCAACTACGTAGACGGGAAGAGGCTTAAGTATGCAAACCCTTTTCGATTCTTTCTTAGTGCTTCTATCTTTTATTTTATTCTACTTGCGCTTTTTGGCCTCTTTGAAGATCCTCAAGCGACTAATCTGGATAACAAAGCTTCCATTATAAATGGTGGAAAGGAGGACGTTGCAAACATTCAGAAATCCATAGAAGAAATAGATTTTGGTAATGTGCAAAATTACAATCAAGAACAAGCCGACTCATTAAGCAACGAGATTGAAGAAAAAATTAACGCTGGTATTGTGTCTATCACTACCAAAAAAGCGCAACGCAAGAATGAAGAGAAAAAGGAGTTTATATTTATCACAGAAGACTCACTCACCGCTGCCTACAAAGGATCAGGCAGTTATTTAAATATTCTAGCACACAAAGCAGAATACTTCTACAAGTTTAATAAACACACAGATATATCAAATCCAGCAACAGCGCTAGACAGCTTAAGGTACCCTAAAACAAAGACCAACATATTTCTATACACCAAGACAAATGACTTCCAGCGTGTCCAAGAAAATCCAGTGAAATTCTCAAAATATCTACTTTCTAAAACCCCATTCTTTCTGTTTTTCATGGCACCTTTTGTAGCCCTTTTCTTTTGGCTTATTTATTCAAAAAAGAAATTTAACTACATGGAACACTTGGTTTTTATCTTCCATATATTCAGTTGGATATTTGTGGTATTAATTATCTGTTTACTTCCAGATTTATTACTTCCAGGAGATAATATTCTAGCCGCCATACTATTAATTCTAGTAGGACCGTTCTACTTTTACAAAGCACTGCGCAATTTTTATAAACAGAAGAGGCGGTGGACACTTATAAAATTTGTATTTTTAAATATCGTATTTTTTATAAGCACCCTATTTTTTGCACTTATATTCTTTACGATTACTGCACTTTTATTTTAA
- a CDS encoding Na(+)-translocating NADH-quinone reductase subunit A: MSKDIRIKKGLDIRLVGEAEKTISEAPRSRTITIRPSDFHLITPKMVVKEGATLQAGDVIFYSKSQEEIKFVSPVAGTITEIKRGARRVITDIVIEADYAGATRDLGALGASASAEAVKARLLEGGVWPFIKQRPYDVVANPTVTPKAIFISGLNTGPLAADLDFVLAGKEAHLQAAVSALATLTSGGVHVSIGASSSIFSGLKDVVTHTVKGPHPAGNVGTLINKTSPINKGETAWTIAAQDLAIIGELLLTGKFNAQRVISVSGSSIKAPKYYKTMIGAEVSTFAYAAGVEGDNNRFISGNVLTGSKVSPEGALGFYATEFVAIPEGDDYEFFGWNKPVFDKISPSRALTFSWMQPNKKYDLDTNTNGEHRAFVVTGNYEEVFPLDIYPMQILKACMVEDLDEMEALGMYEVAPEDFALTEFMCVSKQPHQEIIRKGLDVMYKEIG, translated from the coding sequence ATGTCAAAAGACATCAGAATCAAAAAAGGTCTTGATATCCGATTAGTAGGCGAAGCAGAAAAAACAATTTCTGAAGCGCCTAGATCGCGTACCATAACTATTAGACCTTCAGATTTTCATCTCATTACCCCTAAAATGGTCGTAAAAGAAGGAGCGACCCTACAGGCTGGAGATGTAATATTTTACTCAAAGTCTCAAGAAGAAATCAAATTTGTATCTCCAGTTGCTGGAACAATTACAGAAATCAAGCGCGGCGCACGTCGTGTTATTACTGATATTGTGATTGAAGCAGATTATGCTGGTGCTACTCGTGATCTAGGAGCTTTAGGTGCATCTGCAAGTGCAGAGGCAGTAAAAGCGAGATTGCTAGAAGGAGGAGTTTGGCCATTTATAAAGCAACGTCCTTATGATGTTGTTGCAAATCCAACAGTAACTCCAAAGGCGATTTTTATCTCTGGATTAAACACAGGGCCACTTGCTGCAGATCTTGACTTTGTTCTTGCAGGGAAGGAGGCGCACTTACAAGCAGCAGTTTCTGCACTAGCAACGCTTACTTCTGGAGGTGTTCACGTATCTATAGGAGCAAGCTCTTCTATATTTTCTGGACTTAAAGATGTTGTGACTCATACAGTAAAAGGACCGCACCCAGCTGGGAACGTTGGAACTTTAATTAATAAAACAAGCCCAATTAATAAAGGAGAAACTGCGTGGACGATTGCTGCACAGGATCTAGCTATTATTGGAGAGTTGTTGCTTACGGGTAAGTTTAATGCACAACGTGTAATATCTGTATCTGGATCATCTATCAAAGCGCCTAAGTATTACAAGACAATGATAGGAGCAGAGGTTTCTACATTTGCTTATGCTGCAGGAGTAGAGGGAGATAATAATCGTTTTATTTCTGGTAATGTACTTACTGGTAGTAAAGTGAGTCCAGAAGGAGCTCTAGGTTTTTATGCAACAGAGTTTGTAGCTATCCCAGAAGGAGATGATTATGAATTCTTCGGTTGGAATAAGCCAGTTTTTGATAAGATATCACCATCTAGAGCACTTACGTTCTCATGGATGCAGCCTAATAAAAAGTATGATCTTGATACTAATACAAATGGTGAGCACCGTGCGTTTGTAGTAACAGGAAACTATGAGGAGGTTTTTCCTTTAGATATCTACCCTATGCAAATCCTTAAGGCTTGTATGGTAGAAGATCTAGATGAGATGGAAGCACTTGGAATGTATGAAGTTGCTCCAGAAGATTTTGCACTTACTGAATTCATGTGTGTGTCTAAACAGCCACATCAAGAAATTATCAGAAAGGGATTAGATGTTATGTATAAAGAAATAGGATAA
- a CDS encoding Na(+)-translocating NADH-quinone reductase subunit C — MAKTDGNGYTILFATIMVVVVGGVLAGLATGLKPAIKENERFEKQQNILYAMGVNENVEGEGGVNFIPTDKVEAEYDKYIKEAYIIQSGKITQSDEAFTVDMKKQSKLPKNERKMPLFVGEKDGQKFYVVPMYGKGLWDAIWGYVALDDNLVVQGVYFDHKGETPGLGANIKERYFMDDFTGEQIMSKTQYSGITVAKGNNDPKNERKEDNKVDALAGATITGDGVSAMIKSTLKNYVPFIQDFKTKA, encoded by the coding sequence ATGGCAAAGACAGACGGAAACGGATATACGATTCTATTTGCAACTATTATGGTAGTTGTAGTAGGTGGAGTGCTTGCAGGGCTTGCAACAGGTCTTAAGCCAGCAATTAAAGAAAATGAGCGCTTTGAAAAGCAACAGAATATTCTGTATGCAATGGGTGTGAATGAAAATGTTGAAGGTGAAGGTGGTGTTAACTTTATCCCTACTGATAAGGTAGAGGCAGAGTATGACAAATACATCAAGGAAGCTTACATTATACAGAGTGGTAAAATCACACAGAGTGATGAGGCTTTTACTGTAGATATGAAGAAGCAAAGTAAATTACCTAAAAATGAGCGTAAGATGCCTTTATTTGTAGGTGAGAAAGATGGTCAGAAGTTCTATGTTGTACCTATGTACGGTAAAGGACTTTGGGATGCTATCTGGGGTTACGTAGCTTTGGATGATAACTTAGTAGTACAAGGTGTATACTTTGATCACAAAGGAGAAACTCCGGGACTTGGTGCAAACATTAAGGAGCGTTACTTTATGGATGACTTTACAGGAGAGCAGATAATGTCTAAGACACAATATTCTGGAATCACTGTAGCAAAGGGTAATAACGATCCAAAAAACGAACGTAAAGAAGATAATAAAGTAGATGCTCTTGCAGGAGCTACTATCACAGGTGATGGTGTAAGTGCGATGATTAAGAGCACACTTAAGAATTACGTTCCATTTATTCAAGATTTTAAAACCAAAGCATAA
- a CDS encoding Na(+)-translocating NADH-quinone reductase subunit F → MAELLTEQELHNLAMNIVGDDLTSQGYEFMAVNSKLKKDPQFVALKDKKLHFVIVRARTFPEDANVYDEAQMIRMRDHAIKFEARTFYAGVGLGHGDNYQLPVEKDKPYREIYNGLQEIT, encoded by the coding sequence ATGGCAGAACTCCTCACAGAACAAGAGCTTCATAACCTTGCGATGAATATCGTGGGAGATGATCTTACTAGTCAAGGCTACGAATTTATGGCAGTAAATTCTAAGCTTAAAAAGGATCCGCAGTTTGTGGCTCTCAAGGATAAAAAATTACATTTCGTTATCGTAAGAGCTCGTACATTTCCAGAAGATGCAAATGTGTATGACGAGGCGCAAATGATAAGAATGCGTGATCATGCTATAAAGTTTGAAGCCCGCACTTTTTATGCTGGAGTAGGGTTAGGACATGGAGATAATTATCAATTACCAGTAGAGAAGGATAAGCCTTATCGAGAGATATACAACGGACTTCAAGAAATAACCTAA
- a CDS encoding NADH:ubiquinone reductase (Na(+)-transporting) subunit B, producing MGMKESLHKLKMKYEGKKMAPAFNALHTFLYAPNETTHSGGHIRAVDDLKRTMNTVIIALIPCLLFGIFNAGYQHYYAVAEVAGTAAEYKAVGFFDANFWNWDNFAMGAWTVLPLVVVSYGVGLLVEFIFAVIKGHEVEEGYLVTGMLVPLIVPIDIPLWMLAVAVIFGVVIGKEVFGGTGMNILNPALTIRAFLFFAYPTWMSGDKVWVHQAVDMAGQPDAISGETILGSYAQNSTVAYDYWDMFAGFIPGSVGETSKLLIIFGAAFLIFSKIASWRIILSAVAGALVMGLIFNGVVDAGWIDSSSKFYGLMSVPFWQHLIIGSILFGAVFMATDPVTGSQTNKGKYIYGFLIGFISIMIRVFNPAYPEGVFLAILLMNVFAPTIDHYVVQGNVKKRMKRLKLKTA from the coding sequence ATGGGAATGAAAGAAAGTTTACATAAGCTTAAAATGAAGTATGAAGGGAAGAAGATGGCTCCGGCTTTCAACGCACTTCACACTTTTTTATACGCTCCTAACGAGACTACACACAGTGGTGGTCACATAAGAGCGGTAGATGATTTAAAGCGAACAATGAATACGGTAATCATCGCATTGATTCCTTGTTTATTATTTGGAATATTTAATGCTGGATACCAGCATTACTACGCAGTTGCAGAAGTAGCTGGAACAGCAGCAGAGTATAAGGCTGTAGGTTTCTTTGATGCAAATTTCTGGAACTGGGATAACTTTGCAATGGGGGCTTGGACAGTATTACCACTTGTTGTGGTTTCTTACGGTGTAGGTCTTTTAGTAGAATTTATTTTTGCAGTTATAAAAGGGCACGAAGTAGAAGAAGGTTACCTAGTAACGGGAATGCTTGTGCCACTTATTGTTCCTATTGATATTCCATTATGGATGCTTGCGGTAGCAGTAATCTTTGGTGTGGTAATAGGTAAAGAAGTATTTGGAGGAACAGGGATGAACATCCTTAACCCTGCACTTACTATCCGTGCTTTCTTATTCTTTGCATATCCTACTTGGATGTCAGGAGATAAAGTATGGGTACACCAAGCAGTTGATATGGCTGGACAGCCAGATGCAATCTCTGGAGAAACCATTTTAGGTAGTTATGCACAAAATAGTACTGTTGCTTATGACTACTGGGACATGTTTGCTGGTTTTATACCAGGTTCTGTAGGAGAGACATCAAAGCTTTTAATCATTTTTGGAGCGGCATTTTTGATCTTTTCAAAGATAGCAAGCTGGAGAATCATACTTTCTGCAGTAGCAGGAGCGCTAGTAATGGGGCTTATCTTTAATGGTGTAGTTGACGCAGGATGGATTGATAGCTCAAGTAAGTTTTACGGATTAATGAGTGTTCCTTTCTGGCAACACCTTATTATAGGTAGTATTTTATTTGGTGCTGTGTTTATGGCAACAGATCCAGTTACAGGATCACAAACTAATAAAGGAAAATACATCTACGGATTCTTAATAGGATTTATCTCTATCATGATTCGTGTATTTAACCCAGCATACCCAGAAGGAGTATTCCTTGCGATCTTATTAATGAACGTATTTGCTCCTACTATTGATCACTACGTGGTTCAAGGTAATGTGAAGAAGAGAATGAAACGTCTTAAACTTAAAACAGCATAA
- a CDS encoding NADH:ubiquinone reductase (Na(+)-transporting) subunit D, translated as MAILSKKDQRLILDPLADDNPITIQVLGICSALAITAQLKASIVMAISVLFVLGIGNVVISLLRNVIPSKIRIIVQLIVVATLVIVVDQTLKAFAYELSKELSVFVGLIITNCIIMGRFEAFALGNGPYRSFLDGIGNALGYGVILIMVGFFRELLGSGTLLGFKVLGDPIEKTGLYSIGYENNGFMLLSPMALIVVGLIIWVQRSRNPALVEEN; from the coding sequence ATGGCGATACTATCAAAAAAAGATCAAAGACTTATACTTGATCCGCTTGCAGATGATAACCCAATTACTATTCAAGTATTAGGTATTTGTTCTGCACTTGCAATTACAGCGCAATTAAAAGCATCTATTGTAATGGCAATTTCTGTACTTTTTGTACTCGGGATTGGTAACGTTGTAATATCGCTTTTACGTAATGTGATTCCTTCAAAAATTCGAATCATTGTGCAACTTATCGTTGTAGCAACGCTAGTAATTGTGGTAGATCAAACGCTTAAGGCATTTGCTTATGAGCTGAGTAAAGAGCTATCTGTCTTTGTAGGACTGATTATTACAAACTGTATTATCATGGGGCGTTTTGAAGCATTTGCTTTAGGAAACGGACCTTACAGATCATTCTTAGATGGGATTGGTAATGCACTTGGTTATGGTGTGATACTTATTATGGTAGGTTTCTTTAGAGAGCTTCTAGGTTCAGGAACACTTCTTGGATTTAAAGTACTTGGAGATCCTATTGAAAAAACAGGACTGTACAGTATAGGATACGAGAACAACGGATTTATGTTGCTATCACCTATGGCACTTATTGTAGTAGGTTTGATTATCTGGGTACAGAGATCAAGAAATCCTGCTTTAGTAGAAGAGAACTAA